AGTTATAATATAAAGTATTTATAGTGATCTTAACCCATTATTTGTTGTCATTTCTAATTATATATTTTTATAAATATAATTAGAAATATTATGTTTTTATATACAATATAACCTTTTACTTATATAAGATATTAATCTTTTATTGTTTTAATAACTTACTAAATTTATAAATTAAAAAACTTTCATATTTTCAGTATTTTATATAAGAAGTAATTTATTTTAATATTAGAAGAACCTGCATTATTTACATAATTAACTTTTATTCTTAAATTGTTGTTTTATTAAAATAATATTACTAATAATAGTATTAAAATAATATAGCTAAGTATACTTAAAAATCTTATATAAGAAAAATCAAAATTTCTATCTAGATAAGGCATATATCCTACATATCCTCTACTATCTAATCCTTCTTTTATTATTTTCCATCGGTTTAGTGTATTTATAAAAAGAAGAGCTGCCATTTTTCCTGTATTTCTAATTTTAAGTTTAAAGCTGTCAAAACCACCTCTAGATTTTATAGAACTATATAGAATATTATATTCATCATTTATAACTACTAAAAATCTTTCCATTCCCTTGGCAATATCACAAATATCTTTCAAATATTCTTTTTTGCCCAAGCAATAAAGCATATCATCTATAGGTGTGGTAAGTGAAAAAAATGAAAGACATAAGCCTGCACTTAAACTCTTAAGTATAAGCGTTAATGTGTATACAATTCCATAATCAAAAACAAAGGTTATAGAAGATATGGCTGCAAAAGCTGTTACCTCTAAAGTTATTTTTGTAAAAACTTTTCTATTATTTTTAGAAATGAAATTTATAAATAGGAAAAATAAAATATTGCAAAAAACAATTATGTAGTTTTGAGTAAATCCCAAAATTACAATTGGGATTATACTCAAAACTGCCTTTTCTAAAGGATGTATATTAGAAAGTTTACTGGTTCTTGATAGAAGCATTATTGTTCTTAGCATTCTTCTTTTTCCC
Above is a window of Clostridium sporogenes DNA encoding:
- the cbiQ gene encoding cobalt ECF transporter T component CbiQ: MLLSRTSKLSNIHPLEKAVLSIIPIVILGFTQNYIIVFCNILFFLFINFISKNNRKVFTKITLEVTAFAAISSITFVFDYGIVYTLTLILKSLSAGLCLSFFSLTTPIDDMLYCLGKKEYLKDICDIAKGMERFLVVINDEYNILYSSIKSRGGFDSFKLKIRNTGKMAALLFINTLNRWKIIKEGLDSRGYVGYMPYLDRNFDFSYIRFLSILSYIILILLLVILF